Within Vicinamibacteria bacterium, the genomic segment GGCCTTCGTCGATGGAGAGCAAAGGGGTCGTCTTCGCGCTCTTGAAAGCCCCGCCACCGGCGATCGCGATGCTAATGGCGGCCGCGCTGACGCTGTCGGGAAACTGGGCGATGACCAGAATGTCATACTCACCGAACGTGTAAAACGACTGCTCGATCTTGCCCCCCAGTTTCTCGAACGCCGGTCGTACCGCTTCGACCCGGTTTTTGGGGTCCTTGAGCTGTGCCGCCCAGGCTTCGGATGAATAAGCCCCTTGTAGCATGTAGTAAGCCATGAACGTACCCTCCTTGGGAAAGTGTGGACGGTATCCGATCGGCGTCCGTCGTGTCAACGCGGGAGAGCTATTCTTTCTCGCGGTGGACGGAGTAGAGGCCGGCGGCAACGATGATCGCGACGCCCAACCAGACTTCGACGCTAGGGAAATCGCGAAAGACGACGAATCCGAAGACCGTCGCCCAGACCAGGGCCGTATACTCGAAGGGTGCCACCGTGGAGACCGGGGCGCGCTGGAATGCGATGGTGATGCCCAAGTGTCCTCCGAGGGCAAAGAGGCCGACACCCGCCGTCAACAGCCAGTCGAAAGGGCCCATGGCTTCGAGCCGACCCATCGAGCCGGTCCAGCCCGCAAGCGCCTGAACGAAGAAGGTATAGAAGAGAAAGGTGCTAGTCCTCTCGCGAAATCCGCTTCGTCTCGACATCCAGCGCGTGAGGATCATCAAGAAGGCATAGGAGAAACTGGACGCGATCACCAGGAGCGCGGCGGGCCGGAAACCCTCCCCCGTGGGCCGAACGACGAGCAGCATTCCGAAGAAGCCCACCGCGATGGCGATCCACTGCCGGGTATCGACCCGTTCCCCCAGGAGCGGAACGGAAAGGGCGGTTACGATGAATGGCCCACCGAAGGCGACGGCCACCGCGTCGGCGAGCGGAAGGAATCGCACCGAGGTGAAGAAGAACAGGAACGCGCCGACGCCGCACAGGGCCCGGACCAGGTGAGCACCGGGCTGCGGCGTTCGCACCAGGTCCCAACCGCTCGAAACGGCTGCGACGCCGAGCAGGATTAACACGACGAACGAGCTGCGAAGAGCGAGGAGCTGGAACACCGAGTAGTCGCGGACGAGCCATTTCCCCATCGCATCCATGGTCGCGAAGCAGGCCACCCCCACGACCATGAAGCCAATTCCCGAAAGGGTCTCTTTGCGAGGCACTACGTTGCGGAATGCTACCGCATG encodes:
- a CDS encoding GYD domain-containing protein translates to MTRRTPIGYRPHFPKEGTFMAYYMLQGAYSSEAWAAQLKDPKNRVEAVRPAFEKLGGKIEQSFYTFGEYDILVIAQFPDSVSAAAISIAIAGGGAFKSAKTTPLLSIDEGLQALKKAGTSGYRPPAG
- a CDS encoding DMT family transporter codes for the protein MPRKETLSGIGFMVVGVACFATMDAMGKWLVRDYSVFQLLALRSSFVVLILLGVAAVSSGWDLVRTPQPGAHLVRALCGVGAFLFFFTSVRFLPLADAVAVAFGGPFIVTALSVPLLGERVDTRQWIAIAVGFFGMLLVVRPTGEGFRPAALLVIASSFSYAFLMILTRWMSRRSGFRERTSTFLFYTFFVQALAGWTGSMGRLEAMGPFDWLLTAGVGLFALGGHLGITIAFQRAPVSTVAPFEYTALVWATVFGFVVFRDFPSVEVWLGVAIIVAAGLYSVHREKE